One region of Mangifera indica cultivar Alphonso chromosome 3, CATAS_Mindica_2.1, whole genome shotgun sequence genomic DNA includes:
- the LOC123210489 gene encoding protein TIME FOR COFFEE-like isoform X3 gives MDRSREARRGVTLAASNGLSRRRYRSSSLRDSPEEDGPLELQETARLRDRKNNRDRDRDRDRYRMSRSSKRRRSDKFIRGTNRDDGGDDSSEESVNDDEEDDDDDGGGVGGGGGNSSIRVLPANPSTSTSSMLNHHNQHHHYNHNSNSHSNNHNHNNNHNSRKSFPPPAKVFRTASMATTATTTTSTWKAADEMIGVSVPRKARSVSTKRSHECWTSTGGGEQIHRQASSSPVRTSVATALATPTPVEPSNFSVRKKVKPSGPKLKPPKSSSNKPSSAQDEIEIEIAEVLYEMMRQPLGPSKQEIIGDFNSKEINNKSTSDSKSRVSSPISNSPSTLPQSSSVLPTNSSSSTAPMSAIAPKRKKPRPVKHEDDNLLSFTVRNVPISSTTNVEMDQSFKTETCSSNLEKNSGSAAAVNGSTSYDLVNSHVAETNLESVKPENNVLLPDSKVLTEESECGGDVTLAKDGPQSPQKESTASLRLDDDCRDNLTVTKANSTTSEIENQREEKFQIDLMAPPPSRLSPERDGEIDREAVDVQKEMKPTVEEDEKVVKTVKEDVVTDGEPKKAKAIVEESESPKPVVGKERNIDLQLDLEKSDQNSGTVSLDGNKLQQHVQKQQQQPPTVPEKNAHSTSLPLPLTMASWPGGLPPMGYMAAPLQGLVSVDGSAVSSAAMQPPNLLFSQPRPKRCATHCYIARNIHYLQQFTRMNPFWPAAAGSASLYGAAACNLNVVAPLELHGTTSGKGVNNAQDKGQGLAIFPGPTGKDSKGSQHANTIDAAQRKQVLLQQALPPGAPSNILQAPAFIFPLSQHQAAAAAAVRPGSVKSLPAAGNAASSSGLNSVSVSATATAGAGATAMGFNYPNIPCNETQAQYLAILQNGAYPFPMSGHIGATPAHRGTHAQSMPFFSGSFYSSQMLHPSQIQQQQPLPTQSHQSQQGHQNASISSGSSSSQKHLQNQHPRLHISGSGGALQGFPAPKNQPSQQLQLQPRQQQKNQQVPHQSRQLENEIGGEESPSTADSRGSRSNMSIYGQNFPVLSYSPNFALRTTTSMGGATSLSGHHGEKKPQQQLQQQGTNSGVETITPQTSTFASINGTTAPGLDLSTIAQNPAILQSYQYLAAAQAAQQKNNYHVAEQGKAGGSDTSNVEEERKPMAGKPLATVGQSIAFSRPDLTDASVSTMTGNTVLDGSTRSLNLVAAPARSASVMPAIRNDNASAAQQQLQRSQQQQQIIQLQKQQQFAAAATRSKTSATSNGIVYSDHLQPSASIAAKFPGALSVFPQNIVQNNSSSAQSPQWKNSGRTSASQVSSQALAPSTTSSHRNLPQQQGRTQQSHTQISFAANSKSSAATQGQPPSGNNQCASPPMLVGSPTSVSKTSGGGSPKTSATVSTGNKSGQASSFSSQQNKNSPSILGNPSITSSGNGVKPQMSEQQLQQQQISKHSVQQAPLLFPNPYMQAPPQNFSSTTSSTSAASGFFMVRHHDQQRLPGSSGTSSAGMLSLCPPVTHSNTSTSDPAKAVAAATNMKGGPLTSPGLIHPASFANSQTSGKPHQSFPPGFPYVHAVPTAVQVKLAEQKQPTGE, from the exons ATGGATAGAAGCAGAGAAGCGAGAAGAGGTGTTACTTTGGCAGCTTCAAATGGTTTGTCAAGAAGGAGATACAGAAGTAGCAGTCTCAGAGACTCTCCAG aAGAAGACGGTCCATTGGAGTTGCAGGAAACGGCTAGGTTAAGAGATCGAAAGAATAATCGAGACCGTGACCGTGATAGAGACAGATATCGAATGAGTAGGAGTAGCAAGAGAAGGAGAAGCGATAAATTTATTCGCGGAACCAATAGGGATGATGGAGGGGATGACAGTTCAGAGGAGAGTgtaaatgatgatgaagaagacgATGATGACGATGGAGGTGGAgttggaggtggaggtggaaaTTCTTCTATAAGGGTTCTCCCGGCCAAtccatcaacatcaacatcGTCGATGTTGAATCATCATAATCAGCATCATCATTACAATCATAATAGTAATAGCCACAGTaataatcataatcataataataatcacaACAGTCGGAAAAGTTTTCCACCTCCGGCCAAAGTTTTTAGAACCGCGTCGATGGCTACAACTGCCACGACCACCACCTCTACTTGGAAAGCCGCCGATGAGATGATTGGTGTGTCGGTGCCTAGAAAAGCTCGGTCAG TCTCTACAAAAAGGTCCCATGAATGTTGGACTTCAACTGGTGGTGGAGAACAAATACACAGACAAGCGTCATCTTCACCTGTGAGGACGAGTGTTGCGACTGCGTTGGCTACTCCCACACCGGTTGAGCCTTCCAATTTTTCAGTTCGGAAGAAGGTG AAACCTAGCGGACCCAAACTAAAGCCACCAAAATCGTCCAGCAACAAGCCATCGTCGGCTCAGGACGAGATCGAGATCGAGATCGCGGAAGTTTTATACGAGATGATGAGGCAACCACTGGGTCCATCTAAGCAAGAAATTATAGGGGATTTTAATTCGAAAGAGATTAATAATAAGTCCACAAGTGACTCTAAATCTCGAGTTTCTTCTCCGATCTCGAATTCCCCATCTACACTCCCTCAGTCATCTTCAGTTTTGCCCACAAATTCTAGCTCTTCAACTGCTCCCATGTCTGCTATTG CTCCGAAGAGGAAGAAGCCACGACCTGTTAAACACGAAGATGATAATCTTTTGTCGTTTACGGTGCGTAATGTTCCCATTTCGTCTACTACAAACGTTGAGATGGATCAATCTTTTAAGACAGAAACTTGTTCGTCGAATTTGGAGAAGAATTCGGGATCTGCAGCAGCTGTGAACGGTTCAACTTCGTACGATTTGGTGAACTCTCATGTCGCTGAGACGAACCTTGAGTCGGTTAAGCCAGAGAACAACGTTTTATTGCCGGATTCAAAGGTTTTGACTGAAGAATCAGAGTGTGGAGGAGATGTCACGTTGGCAAAAGACGGGCCTCAGTCTCCTCAGAAGGAATCTACTGCTAGTCTCAGATTAGATGATGATTGTAGAGACAATTTAACAGTTACTAAAGC GAACTCAACGACATCTGAAATTGAGAACCAGCGAGAAGAAAAATTCCAGATAGATCTGATG gctcCACCTCCATCCAGATTATCACCTGAGAGGGACGGTGAGATTGACCGTGAGGCCGTTGATGTTCAAAAG GAAATGAAGCCTACGGTAGAAGAGGATGAGAAGGTAGTCAAAACTGTCAAAGAAGATGTAGTTACTGATGGTGAACCAAAGAAGGCAAAAGCCATAGTAGAAGAAAGTGAATCCCCGAAGCCAGTTGTTGGTAAGGAGAGGAACATTGACCTCCAGCTTGATTTGGAGAAGAGTGATCAAAATAGTGGTACTGTTAGTTTGGACGGCAATAAGCTGCAACAGCATGTCCAAAAGCAGCAGCAACAACCGCCGACCGTCCCTGAGAAAAATG CTCATTCTACTTCTTTACCTTTGCCTCTGACTATGGCTAGTTGGCCTGGTGGACTTCCTCCTATGGG ATATATGGCCGCACCTTTACAAGGACTTGTATCCGTGGATGGTAGCGCTGTCTCTTCTGCTGCCATGCAG CCTCcaaatttgttgttttctcaaCCCAGACCAAAGAGGTGTGCAACTCATTGCTACATTGCCAGGAACATACACTATCTCCAGCAATTTACAAGGATGAATCCTTTCTGGCCAGCCGCTGCTGGTTCTGCTTCACTGTATGGGGCAGCAGCTTGCAATCTCAATGTCGTGGCTCCATTGGAGTTGCACGGAACCACTTCAGGTAAAGGTGTGAACAATGCACAAGATAAGGGGCAGGGTTTGGCAATATTTCCTGGCCCTACTGGAAAAGACAGCAAAGGTTCTCAACATGCCAACACAATTGATGCAGCGCAAAGAAAGCAGGTTTTGCTTCAGCAAGCTCTACCGCCTGGAGCTCCTAGTAATATACTG CAGGCTCCTGCTTTTATCTTCCCATTGAGCCAGCATCAAGCTGCTGCTGCAGCTGCTGTCCGACCTGGATCTGTCAAGTCTCTTCCAGCTGCTGGTAATGCTGCTTCATCAAGTGGGTTGAATTCTGTCTCAGTGAGTGCCACTGCAACAGCAGGAGCTGGAGCCACAGCAATGGGCTTCAACTACCCAAATATACCATGCAATGAGACACAAGCTCAGTACTTAGCAATTTTGCAGAACGGTGCCTACCCATTTCCTATGTCTGGTCACATAGGAGCAACTCCTGCTCATAGAGGAACCCATGCTCAGAGTATGCCATTCTTTAGTGGGTCCTTCTATTCTTCTCAAATGCTACATCCTTCTCAGATTCAGCAGCAACAACCACTACCCACTCAGTCACACCAAAGCCAACAAGGTCATCAGAACGCCAGCATTTCAAGTGGTTCCTCTTcatcccaaaaacatttacagAACCAGCACCCAAGGCTGCATATCAGTGGCAGTGGTGGAGCCTTGCAAGGTTTTCCTGCTCCAAAGAACCAGCCTTCTCAACAACTGCAACTGCAGCCAAGGCAGCAACAGAAAAACCAACAGGTTCCTCATCAATCTCGCCAGCTTGAGAATGAAATTGGTGGTGAAGAGAGCCCATCAACAGCTGATAGCCGAGGGTCCCGTTCAAATATGAGTATCTATGGACAGAATTTTCCAGTGCTATCATACTCACCAAACTTTGCTTTGAGGACTACTACTTCAATGGGAGGTGCCACTAGTTTGAGTGGTCATCATGGTGAAAAGAAGCCTCAGCAACAGCTACAACAGCAGGGTACCAATTCTGGAGTTGAAACTATAACGCCTCAAACTTCGACATTTGCTTCTATTAATGGCACTACAGCTCCTGGCCTCGACCTTTCTACCATTGCACAGAATCCTGCTATTCTTCAGAGCTATCAGTATTTGGCAGCTGCCCAGGCAGCACAGCAGAAAAATAATTACCATGTCGCAGAACAGGGGAAAGCTGGAGGTAGTGACACCTCTAATGTGGAGGAAGAAAGAAAGCCAATGGCGGGAAAACCACTGGCAACTGTTGGGCAGTCCATTGCTTTTTCTAGGCCAGATTTAACTGATGCATCAGTTTCCACTATGACAGGCAATACGGTCCTTGATGGCTCAACTCGAAGTCTAAACCTTGTTGCTGCACCTGCCCGATCTGCTTCTGTTATGCCTGCTATTAGAAATGATAATGCATCTGCTGCACAGCAGCAACTGCAGCGAAGTCAACAGCAGCAGCAAATTATTCAACTTCAGAAGCAGCAGCAATTTGCAGCTGCTGCTACTCGAAGCAAAACATCAGCTACAAGCAATGGAATTGTTTATTCTGACCACCTACAACCTTCAGCATCTATAGCTGCAAAGTTCCCTGGTGCTTTATCTGTTTTCCCCCAAAATATTGTCCAAAATAACAGCAGCTCGGCACAGTCTCCTCAGTGGAAGAATTCTGGTAGGACAAGCGCCTCTCAAGTTAGTTCACAAGCTCTTGCTccatcaacaacatcatcacACAGAAACCTTCCCCAACAGCAAGGCAGAACCCAGCAGAGCCACACACAAATATCATttgctgctaactccaaatcatcaGCGGCAACACAGGGTCAGCCACCATCTGGTAATAACCAGTGTGCATCTCCTCCAATGCTAGTTGGTTCACCAACTTCTGTTTCCAAGACTAGTGGTGGTGGAAGCCCGAAGACTAGTGCAACGGTGTCCACAGGTAACAAAAGTGGCCAAGCTTCCTCGTTTTCATCGCAGCAGAACAAGAATTCACC ATCAATACTTGGAAACCCCAGCATCACCTCTTCAGGAAATGGAGTTAAGCCTCAAATGTCAGAACAGCAGCTGCAGCAACAGCAAATATCAAAGCATTCAGTTCAGCAAGCCCCACTGTTATTCCCTAATCCATATATGCAAGCCCCACCTCAAAATTTTTCAAGTACAACTTCATCTACCTCGGCTGCCAGTGGGTTTTTCATGGTAAGACACCATGACCAACAACGGCTGCCTGGCTCTTCAGGGACTTCCTCAGCTGGGATGCTATCACTGTGCCCTCCAGTTACTCATTCTAACACCAGCACTTCTGATCCTGCCAAGGCTGTTGCTGCTGCTACTAATATGAAAGGTGGTCCCTTAACATCTCCGGGTCTTATACATCCTGCCAGTTTTGCAAATTCACAGACCTCCGGAAAGCCACATCAGTCTTTTCCTCCTGGTTTCCCATATGTTCATGCTGTTCCCACAGCAGTTCAAGTGAAGCTAGCAGAGCAGAAACAACCCACGGGTGAGTAG